The Desulfuromonas versatilis genome has a segment encoding these proteins:
- a CDS encoding cytochrome c3 family protein, whose protein sequence is MKKLLVIAMLTMFAAAPAIAADTYTYTGKGTVTFNHKAHGEKLGCEKCHEGEPKKIEIKDKDTGHATCLDCHKAMKDQGAPTKCNDCHKS, encoded by the coding sequence ATGAAGAAGTTGCTCGTGATCGCCATGCTGACCATGTTTGCCGCTGCTCCTGCCATCGCCGCGGACACCTACACCTACACCGGCAAGGGCACCGTTACCTTCAACCACAAGGCTCACGGCGAGAAACTCGGCTGCGAGAAGTGCCATGAAGGCGAGCCCAAGAAGATCGAAATCAAGGACAAAGACACCGGCCACGCCACCTGCCTGGACTGCCACAAGGCCATGAAGGACCAGGGCGCGCCCACCAAGTGCAACGACTGCCACAAGAGCTGA
- a CDS encoding putative nucleotidyltransferase substrate binding domain-containing protein, with protein MDRSALSEESYFFIRVEAICKGPAITCPPGLSVVEAARLMQDHDISGIVVVEQERPVGIFTLRDLRNLIACSEGMVAGHQVRDIMKTNLCTIRRQDYVFQAIFKMAKHNIHRLVVMDHNRLFGIITDTDLLSIQTRSPLYLNQELETAETLEQLRDINTRMLDMVGFASRAGADTRSLVQLISHFNDAFTERIIALMESEEGIRLPEGAAYLALGSEGRGEQTLRTDQDSAMIYRDELPPDRQVEIERFAARLVEALETIGVPRCPGNTMASNPQWRHSLSEWKQLLELWITVPKGQHMVNFGMFQDFRCIHGDKALEDQLHEYIEASVRRHALFFPYVARNIVRFPPPLGMFGRIRVERRGQHRGEVNLKKAGIFAITEGVSLLALEAGIVGGNTWDKLDRLGQQGVLSEADLSIVRDAFNALVRLRLNRQLRALAVGNSPSNHLNPLAIPEKEREDLRQALKGVGTFLRIIKDRYHLDFISR; from the coding sequence ATGGACCGCAGCGCCCTCAGCGAGGAGAGCTATTTCTTCATCCGGGTCGAGGCCATCTGCAAAGGGCCGGCGATCACCTGCCCCCCCGGGTTGAGCGTGGTGGAGGCCGCCCGGCTGATGCAGGACCATGACATCTCGGGTATCGTGGTCGTGGAGCAGGAAAGGCCGGTGGGAATCTTCACCCTGCGCGACCTGCGCAATCTCATCGCCTGCAGCGAGGGGATGGTCGCCGGGCACCAGGTGCGGGACATCATGAAAACCAACCTGTGCACCATCAGGCGCCAGGATTACGTATTCCAGGCCATCTTCAAAATGGCCAAGCACAATATTCACAGGCTGGTGGTCATGGACCACAACCGCCTGTTCGGCATAATCACCGACACGGACCTGCTGAGCATCCAGACCCGCTCCCCGCTCTATCTCAATCAGGAACTGGAAACCGCCGAGACCCTTGAGCAGCTGCGGGACATCAACACCCGGATGCTCGACATGGTCGGGTTTGCCAGCCGCGCCGGGGCCGACACCCGCAGCCTCGTGCAGCTCATCTCCCATTTCAACGACGCCTTTACCGAGCGGATTATCGCCCTGATGGAGAGCGAGGAGGGGATCCGCCTCCCGGAAGGTGCCGCCTACCTGGCCCTGGGCAGCGAGGGGCGCGGCGAGCAGACGCTGCGCACCGATCAGGACAGCGCCATGATCTACCGCGACGAACTTCCCCCCGACCGGCAGGTCGAAATCGAACGTTTCGCCGCTCGGCTGGTCGAAGCCCTGGAGACCATAGGGGTTCCGCGCTGCCCGGGCAACACCATGGCCAGCAACCCGCAATGGCGCCACTCGCTCTCCGAATGGAAACAGCTCCTCGAGCTTTGGATCACGGTCCCCAAGGGACAGCACATGGTCAATTTCGGCATGTTCCAGGACTTTCGCTGCATCCACGGCGACAAAGCCCTGGAGGACCAACTGCACGAATACATCGAAGCCAGCGTCAGACGGCACGCCCTTTTCTTCCCCTACGTGGCCCGCAACATCGTCCGCTTCCCGCCCCCCCTGGGCATGTTCGGGCGCATCCGCGTCGAGCGTCGCGGGCAGCACCGCGGTGAAGTCAACCTGAAGAAAGCCGGAATTTTCGCCATCACCGAGGGGGTGAGCCTGCTGGCCCTGGAGGCCGGGATCGTCGGTGGCAACACCTGGGACAAGCTCGATCGCCTGGGGCAGCAGGGGGTTCTCTCCGAAGCCGATCTGAGCATCGTCAGAGACGCCTTCAACGCCCTGGTCCGGCTGCGACTGAACCGGCAGCTGCGCGCCCTGGCCGTGGGGAATTCACCCTCCAACCACCTCAACCCCCTGGCGATCCCGGAAAAGGAACGGGAAGACCTGCGCCAGGCGCTAAAAGGGGTCGGCACCTTTCTGCGGATCATCAAGGACCGCTACCATCTCGATTTCATCTCCCGCTGA
- a CDS encoding DUF4212 domain-containing protein — protein sequence MARKEQLQAYWKENLRYIIILLSVWFGVSYLAGILLVDQLDAVRIGGFPLGFWFANQGSEVIFCLLIVVYVQLMNKLDRKYDVHED from the coding sequence ATGGCTAGAAAAGAACAGCTGCAAGCGTACTGGAAAGAGAATCTGCGCTATATCATCATCTTGTTGTCCGTCTGGTTCGGTGTTTCCTACCTGGCCGGCATCCTGCTGGTGGACCAGCTCGACGCCGTCCGCATCGGCGGTTTCCCGCTCGGCTTCTGGTTCGCCAACCAGGGATCCGAGGTCATCTTCTGTCTCCTGATCGTCGTCTACGTCCAGTTGATGAACAAACTGGACCGCAAGTACGACGTTCACGAGGATTGA
- a CDS encoding sodium:solute symporter family protein: MSITLWTWIIVGITFAVYIGIAIYARAASTGDFYVAEKSVHPIANGMATGADWMSAASFISMAGLISFMGRDGSMYLMGWTGGYVLLAMLLAPYLRKYGKFTVPQFIGDRYYSQSARVISLLCAIFVSFTYVAGQMRGVGVVFSRFLNVPINTGVVIGMCIVFFYAVLGGMKGITYTQVAQYCVLICAYMVPAIFISVQLTGNPIPMLGFGGSISAGGAEILGDPAAQGKYLLDVLDGLHKDLGFAAYTDGVRPKIDVFFIVVALMVGTAGLPHVIIRFFTVPKIRDARSSAGWALFFIAILYTTAPAVAVFARTNFIKTVHNVEYAKAPSWVKNWEKTGLIKFEDKNGDGIMQYTKDKATNELDVDRDIMVLANPEIAKLPNWVIALVAAGGLAAALSTAAGLLLVISAAVSHDLMKGVIMPNLSEKAELMWARGGAAGAVVIAGLFGIYPPGFVAQVVAFAFGLAAASFFPAIIMGVFNKRANVYGAMTGMIVGIVFTAAYIIYFKFVNPSINNPQHWWFGISPEGIGTLGMILNFVCMYVISKFTKEPPQEIQELVESLRYPVERTTGETKAAGPSAAH, from the coding sequence ATGAGTATTACGCTTTGGACCTGGATCATTGTTGGTATCACTTTTGCGGTTTATATCGGGATCGCCATCTACGCCCGCGCCGCTTCCACCGGTGATTTCTATGTCGCCGAAAAATCGGTGCACCCCATCGCCAACGGTATGGCCACCGGCGCCGACTGGATGTCGGCGGCCTCGTTCATCTCCATGGCCGGCCTGATCTCCTTCATGGGCCGCGACGGCTCCATGTACCTGATGGGCTGGACGGGCGGTTACGTGCTCCTGGCGATGCTGCTCGCCCCCTACCTGCGCAAATACGGAAAATTCACGGTGCCCCAGTTCATCGGTGACCGTTATTATTCCCAGAGCGCCCGCGTCATTTCCCTGCTCTGCGCGATCTTCGTCAGCTTCACCTACGTCGCCGGCCAGATGCGCGGCGTCGGCGTGGTGTTCTCCCGCTTCCTCAACGTCCCCATCAACACCGGGGTCGTCATCGGTATGTGCATCGTCTTCTTCTATGCCGTGCTCGGCGGGATGAAGGGGATCACCTACACCCAGGTCGCCCAGTATTGCGTTCTGATCTGCGCCTACATGGTCCCGGCCATCTTCATCTCCGTGCAGTTGACCGGCAACCCCATTCCGATGCTCGGTTTCGGCGGTTCGATCAGCGCCGGCGGCGCCGAAATCCTCGGCGACCCGGCGGCCCAGGGCAAGTACCTGCTCGACGTGCTCGACGGCCTGCACAAGGATCTTGGCTTCGCCGCCTATACCGATGGCGTGCGTCCGAAGATCGACGTCTTCTTCATCGTTGTCGCCCTGATGGTTGGTACCGCGGGGCTGCCCCACGTTATCATCCGCTTCTTCACCGTTCCCAAGATCCGCGACGCACGCTCCTCGGCCGGTTGGGCCCTGTTCTTCATCGCCATCCTTTACACCACTGCTCCGGCAGTGGCGGTGTTCGCCCGCACCAACTTCATCAAGACCGTGCATAACGTCGAGTACGCCAAGGCGCCTTCCTGGGTCAAGAACTGGGAGAAGACCGGTCTGATCAAGTTCGAGGACAAGAACGGCGACGGCATCATGCAGTACACCAAGGACAAGGCCACCAACGAACTGGACGTCGACCGCGACATCATGGTTCTGGCCAACCCCGAGATCGCCAAACTGCCCAACTGGGTCATCGCGCTGGTCGCCGCCGGTGGCCTGGCCGCCGCGCTCTCCACCGCGGCCGGTCTGCTGCTGGTCATCTCCGCGGCGGTCTCCCACGACCTGATGAAGGGCGTCATCATGCCCAACCTCTCAGAAAAAGCTGAGCTGATGTGGGCCCGCGGCGGCGCAGCCGGCGCGGTCGTCATCGCCGGTCTGTTCGGCATCTATCCGCCCGGCTTCGTGGCCCAGGTGGTGGCCTTTGCCTTCGGTCTGGCCGCGGCGTCCTTCTTCCCGGCGATCATCATGGGGGTCTTCAACAAACGGGCCAATGTGTACGGCGCCATGACCGGGATGATTGTCGGCATCGTCTTCACCGCCGCCTACATCATCTACTTCAAGTTCGTCAACCCGAGCATCAACAACCCGCAGCACTGGTGGTTCGGGATCTCCCCCGAGGGGATCGGCACCCTCGGCATGATCCTCAACTTCGTCTGCATGTACGTGATCTCCAAGTTCACCAAGGAGCCTCCGCAGGAGATCCAGGAGCTGGTGGAAAGCCTGCGCTACCCCGTCGAAAGAACCACCGGGGAGACCAAGGCTGCAGGTCCCTCGGCAGCTCACTAG